From Paenibacillus sp. V4I7, one genomic window encodes:
- a CDS encoding AraC family transcriptional regulator — translation MKMSWYHRMLLSYAPLFFVVISVLIFSFFSILNNSAQKQIAMTDASIATKVMQAVDANLKASEQMTIKEIFTDEKLKDFYTYAADDKTPFDYFLISHRLDDFTSMLPFSSSIYMYNEQSGKILSRNGLSDLEQFGDRDFLLAAYHSKTAPAGWTSPRNYREFIHDSSEEQVVSLVKFFPLDGIKQGAVVVNIRVRALVGFIKDLTRYDAGFIRLLTANLEPFDRSVTLQSQAAPVQELKKERIHSDYTGWVYMPSGQRDRNLSLMSQFNDLWMIVGLAAILLGVIWFTFITHRHYKPIQSIAVRIKDYTKRKSGELVKHAGDDELKFIESAIDSLLERTSQYEKLHKDDLLIRKRQVLVDWLEGHRIMNETEWRHETARLHLPSQFQRLAVAMMEIDRYSQFVVDYSSRDQILLKFVVTNVLQEVAQNEGIFVWNEWVGPQQMAVVFYLNDSQKPDGHTVYDFMKKLQDWILENLEFTVSVGIGSETQTLGNIPQCYAEAKVHLSYKPVFGLGSLIGIRDVHAKTEGRIFPHLQSVRTLVKSFRTDDGQWQNHMISLFQALKKGRFSQGDINQITNYLIYHLNKELMEMTGEAQELWATEYKPVLEALVEHSEKLEEWHERLVMLLSELEPRVRAARCARNNHELICQVKAYIETHYFDPDLSLNRISDQYEMNPRYLSKLFKEEFGEKFIDYLLRIRLEEAQRLLLKTDLPVHNIAERVGYVHVISFHRAFKNGLGVPPGDFRKKTEVKSNG, via the coding sequence ATGAAAATGAGCTGGTATCATCGCATGCTGTTGTCTTACGCCCCCCTGTTTTTCGTTGTCATTTCCGTCTTAATCTTTTCTTTTTTTTCGATTTTAAACAATTCGGCCCAAAAACAAATTGCGATGACGGATGCCTCTATTGCGACAAAGGTCATGCAGGCAGTGGACGCCAATCTGAAGGCTTCCGAACAAATGACGATCAAAGAAATTTTTACGGATGAGAAGTTAAAAGATTTCTATACTTATGCGGCAGACGATAAAACGCCTTTTGATTACTTCTTGATTTCACATAGGCTTGATGATTTCACTTCCATGTTGCCTTTTTCCAGCTCCATCTATATGTACAACGAACAGTCCGGAAAAATATTATCCAGAAACGGCCTATCAGACTTGGAGCAGTTCGGGGACCGTGATTTCCTTCTGGCTGCCTATCATTCGAAGACGGCGCCCGCGGGGTGGACAAGTCCAAGAAATTATCGTGAATTTATTCATGATTCGAGCGAGGAACAGGTGGTGTCACTCGTCAAGTTTTTCCCTTTAGATGGTATCAAACAGGGTGCTGTCGTGGTAAACATCCGCGTTCGGGCATTAGTTGGATTTATTAAGGATTTAACTCGATATGATGCCGGTTTCATTCGGCTGCTTACCGCTAACCTAGAGCCTTTTGATCGAAGCGTGACGCTGCAGAGCCAAGCCGCACCCGTACAAGAGCTAAAAAAGGAACGGATTCATTCCGATTATACGGGTTGGGTGTATATGCCCAGCGGACAAAGAGATCGGAATTTATCTTTGATGTCCCAATTTAATGACCTCTGGATGATTGTTGGCTTAGCGGCAATCCTGCTTGGAGTGATTTGGTTTACGTTTATTACTCACCGGCATTACAAGCCGATCCAGTCCATTGCGGTAAGGATCAAAGATTACACGAAACGAAAAAGCGGCGAGCTGGTTAAGCATGCGGGGGATGACGAGCTGAAATTTATAGAATCCGCCATCGATAGCTTGTTGGAAAGGACGAGCCAGTACGAAAAACTACATAAAGACGATCTGCTGATTCGTAAAAGACAAGTACTGGTCGATTGGCTGGAAGGCCATAGGATCATGAACGAAACGGAGTGGAGACATGAAACCGCCAGACTGCACTTGCCTTCCCAGTTCCAACGGTTGGCGGTGGCGATGATGGAAATCGACCGTTACTCTCAGTTTGTCGTTGACTATAGCTCGCGTGACCAGATCTTGCTTAAATTTGTCGTTACCAACGTCCTTCAGGAAGTTGCCCAGAACGAAGGGATTTTTGTTTGGAATGAATGGGTGGGGCCACAGCAAATGGCCGTCGTGTTTTATTTGAATGATAGCCAGAAGCCAGATGGGCATACGGTATATGATTTCATGAAGAAACTGCAGGATTGGATTCTGGAAAATCTTGAATTTACAGTGTCCGTTGGCATCGGGTCGGAGACCCAGACTCTCGGCAACATCCCGCAATGCTATGCGGAAGCCAAAGTGCATTTGTCTTATAAGCCGGTCTTTGGTTTAGGCTCACTCATTGGAATCCGGGATGTACATGCGAAAACGGAAGGTCGGATTTTCCCTCATCTGCAATCGGTTCGAACACTCGTCAAGTCGTTCCGGACGGACGACGGGCAATGGCAGAACCATATGATTTCGCTTTTTCAAGCTTTAAAGAAGGGACGGTTCTCACAAGGCGATATCAACCAGATTACCAATTATTTGATTTATCATCTGAATAAAGAACTGATGGAAATGACGGGAGAGGCACAGGAGCTGTGGGCCACGGAATATAAGCCGGTGCTTGAAGCCTTAGTGGAGCACTCTGAAAAGCTCGAGGAATGGCATGAACGGTTGGTTATGCTGCTTTCCGAGCTTGAGCCCCGTGTTCGAGCCGCTCGCTGCGCAAGGAACAATCATGAACTCATCTGCCAGGTCAAAGCGTATATCGAAACGCATTATTTCGATCCTGATCTATCCTTAAACCGGATTAGCGACCAGTATGAGATGAATCCGCGATATTTAAGCAAGCTGTTTAAAGAAGAGTTTGGGGAAAAATTTATTGATTATTTGCTGCGGATTCGTTTGGAGGAGGCGCAGAGATTACTCCTTAAGACCGACCTGCCGGTACACAATATCGCAGAACGAGTGGGCTATGTTCACGTCATTTCCTTTCACCGAGCTTTCAAAAATGGGTTAGGCGTTCCACCTGGAGACTTTCGCAAAAAAACAGAGGTAAAAAGCAATGGATAA
- a CDS encoding phytanoyl-CoA dioxygenase family protein — protein MGDTLSFEQWQTYEEQGYLRLGEVLSEKEVTALTNRIDEIMLGKAEIDYDRLMMQREEGEGFEQSAQTLGFKGATLNYRKIQNLELDPLYLAYMKKPLFRSIAEKIYGIHTRVACFRAMFMNKPAFHGTHLVYHQDRWSNLDRDPLLTVWTALDPATRENGCVQVYQGTHRHLMNPSHPSGFLTKEQIEDLTVNREPDYLELQPGEAVLLHNWTIHGSEGNRSSKSRRAFSVCYMDAETISRPAEPFSVIFD, from the coding sequence ATGGGCGATACCTTATCGTTCGAGCAATGGCAGACCTACGAAGAACAGGGATACCTCCGATTGGGAGAAGTTTTGTCGGAGAAAGAAGTAACGGCGCTTACCAACCGGATAGATGAGATTATGCTGGGAAAAGCCGAAATCGATTACGACCGTTTGATGATGCAACGGGAAGAAGGGGAAGGGTTCGAACAATCGGCTCAGACCCTGGGTTTTAAGGGAGCAACTCTTAACTACCGGAAGATCCAGAACCTGGAGCTCGATCCCTTGTATTTGGCTTATATGAAGAAGCCGCTGTTCCGCTCTATTGCGGAAAAAATATACGGAATCCACACCAGGGTTGCTTGTTTCCGCGCCATGTTTATGAATAAGCCCGCCTTTCATGGGACCCATCTGGTTTATCATCAGGACCGATGGTCCAATTTGGATCGTGACCCATTATTAACGGTATGGACCGCCTTGGACCCGGCTACCCGTGAAAACGGCTGTGTACAAGTATATCAAGGTACGCACCGACATCTTATGAATCCAAGTCATCCATCCGGATTTTTGACCAAGGAGCAAATCGAAGATTTGACAGTAAATAGGGAACCGGATTATTTGGAGCTCCAGCCCGGCGAAGCCGTCTTACTTCATAACTGGACGATTCACGGTTCGGAAGGCAATCGCAGCAGCAAATCTCGCAGGGCCTTCAGCGTATGTTACATGGATGCCGAAACAATATCCCGGCCGGCGGAACCGTTTTCAGTTATTTTTGATTAA
- a CDS encoding phytanoyl-CoA dioxygenase family protein: MSTNVQNSDDINKRMYRFDNVHRPLVSINDFTDEYIKQYKEAGFIAIEQILKAEEVGQSIDAVMDNIFNRDTKVKLQFTKPQSELKTDEEREFAVRKLYNFVDFDESLRAIAYHPAILSVVERLLGEEVNLVQDQALLKPPFGGAEKPWHQDMAYNNLTWNKPVIGVWIALDEAGLDNGCMHVIPRSHMDGATPHYAVRDWQICDTNVPVDKDAAIPLKPGGVLFFHGLLYHGTPNNHSSKRRRSLQFHYAPKSAVKMSAGEYKRMFTNEMTSAEC; the protein is encoded by the coding sequence ATGAGTACAAATGTACAAAATTCAGATGACATTAACAAACGCATGTACCGATTCGACAATGTGCATCGGCCGTTGGTATCGATCAATGATTTTACGGATGAGTACATCAAACAGTACAAGGAAGCTGGATTCATTGCAATAGAGCAAATACTGAAGGCAGAAGAAGTGGGGCAGTCAATCGATGCGGTTATGGATAATATCTTTAACCGTGACACGAAGGTTAAGCTGCAATTCACCAAACCGCAGAGTGAACTAAAGACCGATGAGGAACGAGAGTTTGCGGTAAGAAAGCTTTACAACTTTGTGGACTTCGATGAGTCGCTGCGAGCGATAGCCTATCATCCGGCTATCTTATCCGTTGTCGAACGCTTGCTTGGCGAGGAAGTGAATCTAGTGCAGGACCAGGCTCTGTTGAAGCCTCCCTTCGGGGGAGCGGAAAAGCCATGGCACCAGGATATGGCTTACAACAACTTGACATGGAACAAGCCGGTGATTGGAGTTTGGATCGCACTTGACGAGGCGGGGCTCGACAACGGCTGCATGCACGTCATCCCGCGCTCCCACATGGATGGAGCCACACCGCACTACGCTGTTCGAGATTGGCAGATCTGTGACACGAACGTGCCGGTAGATAAGGACGCGGCAATTCCACTCAAGCCAGGCGGAGTTCTGTTCTTCCATGGGCTGTTGTACCATGGCACGCCGAATAATCATTCATCCAAACGCCGCCGGTCGCTGCAGTTTCACTATGCCCCCAAATCGGCAGTGAAAATGTCAGCCGGGGAATACAAACGGATGTTTACAAATGAGATGACTTCCGCAGAATGTTGA
- a CDS encoding AraC family transcriptional regulator, protein MITFFYNGSVGKSRCEPGWDWSRLSPMPDYDLWYAIEGKGQMIINGVSYPICKGSCFLIRPGDQVKATQELDHRLTVIFIHFTIQPGLDVDLPERHVRLEDTIMPETCLQRIVDLQLREEDRQEEEFDLLVHLVLLHMLRQQKSRSQSPISHMHKQLIHKVIDELRDQISEKAITVASLAEDVNVSPRYLSQLFMKYTGFSLREYITRVRMERARFLLSETAMNITEVSSALGFTDVYHFSKMFKSHNGAPPSRFRYKGRPAKSNYGDFNPPQNTDPLE, encoded by the coding sequence ATGATCACCTTTTTTTACAACGGTTCCGTGGGAAAATCCCGCTGCGAGCCAGGATGGGACTGGTCTCGTTTAAGCCCCATGCCCGATTACGACCTCTGGTATGCAATAGAAGGAAAAGGACAAATGATCATCAACGGAGTAAGCTACCCGATCTGTAAAGGCTCCTGCTTTTTAATCCGGCCCGGCGATCAAGTGAAAGCAACTCAGGAGCTCGATCATCGGCTAACCGTCATTTTCATACATTTTACAATCCAACCGGGTCTGGACGTCGATCTTCCCGAAAGACATGTACGGCTAGAGGACACCATTATGCCGGAAACATGCTTACAGCGTATTGTTGATCTTCAGCTTCGGGAAGAAGATCGGCAGGAAGAAGAATTCGACCTGCTCGTGCATCTCGTTCTTCTGCATATGCTGCGCCAGCAAAAAAGCAGATCTCAGTCACCCATCTCCCATATGCATAAACAGCTAATTCACAAAGTTATTGATGAGCTCCGCGACCAAATCAGCGAAAAGGCAATAACCGTGGCAAGCCTCGCTGAGGACGTCAATGTATCTCCGCGCTATTTGAGTCAACTGTTCATGAAGTACACCGGTTTTTCCTTAAGGGAGTACATTACGCGAGTCCGCATGGAACGGGCACGATTTCTCCTGTCCGAGACAGCGATGAACATTACTGAGGTTTCAAGCGCACTCGGCTTCACCGACGTATACCATTTCAGCAAAATGTTCAAATCTCACAACGGAGCGCCTCCGTCCAGATTTCGCTACAAAGGACGGCCAGCCAAAAGCAATTATGGCGATTTCAACCCTCCGCAAAATACCGATCCTCTTGAATGA
- a CDS encoding DNA mismatch repair protein MutS, with translation MNESSLKKLEYDKIKQMLIGYTVSNSGRELMMKHKPSVNRAQVRAWLLETEEATQLLKTGASVPLSAMEGIEPFIALLGKSKVYTEQELSHLSAWLTAVAQMKRYMDAKRLSAPTISGYANSMYDCPELRKELERCIRYGVLTDQASHDLGDIRKHLAVIEDRIERKLTQTLSKYKAALQDQLVSKRNGHYVLPVKREQRKQVPGTVWDESSSGQTLFVEPVDLAELQVEWQMWKAEEERERMIILSSLSDLAEEQGERLRWNLEAMATFDFIFARAKLSRTYDGISAVLSERPYVKLVGARHPMLASNCVPLYAELGGAWKQLIITGPNTGGKTVTLKTIGLLALMVQSGLLIPAEKGTEFGLFQHILADVGDGQSIEHSLSTFSAHMESLREILQAANGHTLLLLDEMAAGTDPGEGIALAIAVLEELLERGSLVAATTHFNEIKRFAAQQEGCMNARMAFNAETLIPLYRLEIGEAGDSYAFAIARRFGLPETIVRRAEHRASAYTMKELGSGAPQEEKSPEKDKNGQSLPKNYHEGKTTVKPKESKPPSKPFEVGDCVWIHPLKRTGIVFKPADERGDILVQVQKSKMTFNRKRLSLYIPKSKLYPEGDYDMDIVFDTKENRKKRKQMHRKYVPGLQITTEPEKPRS, from the coding sequence GATGAAACATAAACCTAGCGTCAATCGGGCGCAGGTCAGGGCTTGGCTGCTTGAAACTGAGGAAGCGACGCAATTGTTGAAAACTGGTGCGAGCGTGCCGCTATCCGCAATGGAAGGTATTGAGCCGTTCATAGCTTTGCTCGGCAAGTCAAAGGTTTATACCGAACAGGAGCTCAGTCATTTGTCCGCATGGCTTACTGCTGTGGCTCAAATGAAACGATATATGGACGCGAAACGATTGTCGGCTCCGACCATAAGCGGCTATGCGAATTCAATGTACGATTGTCCAGAGCTTCGTAAGGAATTGGAACGCTGTATTCGTTATGGCGTATTAACAGATCAAGCAAGCCACGATCTTGGTGATATCCGCAAACATTTAGCTGTAATCGAAGATCGAATCGAGAGAAAACTGACGCAAACCTTAAGCAAGTACAAAGCAGCTCTTCAGGATCAATTGGTTAGTAAACGAAATGGTCATTATGTTCTTCCTGTTAAACGTGAGCAGCGCAAGCAGGTGCCTGGTACTGTATGGGATGAATCTTCGAGTGGACAAACGCTCTTCGTCGAGCCGGTTGATCTGGCCGAACTTCAGGTGGAATGGCAAATGTGGAAAGCTGAAGAGGAACGGGAGCGGATGATTATTTTGTCGTCATTGTCCGATCTTGCAGAAGAGCAAGGAGAGCGGCTGCGGTGGAATCTGGAAGCGATGGCTACTTTTGATTTCATTTTTGCTAGAGCCAAATTATCAAGAACGTACGATGGGATTTCAGCTGTACTCTCTGAACGACCTTATGTCAAATTAGTTGGAGCGAGACACCCAATGTTGGCATCCAATTGTGTCCCTTTATATGCCGAACTCGGTGGAGCCTGGAAGCAGCTCATCATTACAGGTCCGAATACTGGGGGCAAAACCGTTACCCTAAAGACCATAGGATTGCTCGCGCTTATGGTTCAATCGGGTCTGCTTATTCCAGCGGAAAAGGGAACCGAATTTGGCTTGTTCCAACATATATTGGCAGATGTAGGCGATGGTCAAAGTATCGAGCATTCGCTGAGCACTTTCTCCGCTCATATGGAGAGTCTGAGAGAAATACTTCAAGCAGCAAACGGTCATACCTTGCTGCTGCTTGATGAAATGGCTGCAGGGACAGACCCTGGAGAAGGGATTGCGCTAGCTATTGCGGTATTGGAGGAGCTGCTGGAAAGAGGCTCGCTTGTAGCAGCAACGACACATTTTAACGAAATCAAACGCTTCGCTGCCCAGCAGGAAGGATGTATGAATGCTCGTATGGCGTTTAACGCTGAAACGCTTATTCCCTTGTACCGACTCGAAATCGGTGAAGCCGGAGATAGCTACGCCTTTGCAATTGCCAGACGCTTTGGACTGCCGGAGACAATCGTTAGGCGTGCAGAGCATAGAGCTTCTGCATATACGATGAAAGAGCTGGGGAGTGGGGCTCCTCAAGAGGAAAAAAGTCCAGAGAAGGATAAGAACGGACAAAGTTTACCAAAGAATTATCATGAGGGGAAAACAACCGTAAAACCGAAAGAAAGTAAACCACCCTCTAAACCTTTTGAAGTAGGTGATTGTGTTTGGATTCATCCTTTGAAGAGGACAGGGATTGTATTCAAGCCAGCGGATGAACGAGGCGACATTTTGGTTCAAGTGCAGAAGAGCAAAATGACGTTTAATCGCAAACGTCTGTCCCTCTATATTCCCAAATCGAAGCTTTATCCAGAAGGAGACTATGATATGGATATTGTCTTTGATACAAAGGAGAACCGTAAAAAAAGAAAACAAATGCATCGAAAATATGTACCTGGACTTCAAATTACAACAGAGCCCGAGAAACCACGCTCCTAG